From the Trueperaceae bacterium genome, one window contains:
- a CDS encoding oxidoreductase: protein MKKLRLVLAGLGARGHAWADTIQRNPDCDLICYVDPDPTSLEQAQHRFGNQPSFASLTEALETIEDIDATILATPPDSREMDIAAACKHRLPLLVEKPLALNLELAIDYVQQAEKAGIPLMIGLNFRYLPVTQKYRRLLEKDAAGQLGFCRFTYERWRNGHAQRLNRYPISMLQPMLWEQSIHHFDLMRFVYQREAVAVYCRSWNPSWTMYADDTNVSALFEFEGGFEINYQGTWVGGWQELNFEWRTDGSNGVIVQRDMFGDLYQAKRMDKELTPVELPPSEPWVTDLSSLLTAFLQASQGAPIECSGKDHLGSLAMVEACIQSAREGRRIKIDQPAKI from the coding sequence GTGAAGAAACTGCGCCTTGTTTTGGCTGGACTTGGAGCGCGCGGCCACGCCTGGGCTGATACGATCCAACGCAATCCCGACTGCGATTTGATTTGCTACGTTGATCCTGACCCAACCTCTCTAGAACAAGCTCAACATCGATTTGGGAATCAACCATCATTCGCGTCTCTAACCGAGGCGCTCGAAACCATAGAGGACATCGATGCGACTATTCTCGCAACACCTCCAGATTCCCGCGAAATGGATATCGCCGCAGCTTGTAAACATAGACTACCCTTACTTGTTGAGAAACCTTTAGCCCTCAATCTTGAACTCGCAATTGACTATGTTCAACAGGCTGAGAAAGCGGGGATTCCTTTAATGATAGGCCTAAACTTCCGGTACTTACCAGTTACCCAGAAATACCGACGTCTTCTAGAAAAAGATGCTGCTGGGCAACTAGGATTCTGTCGCTTCACCTACGAACGTTGGCGCAACGGGCACGCCCAAAGACTCAATCGGTATCCAATTAGTATGTTGCAACCAATGTTGTGGGAACAATCGATTCACCACTTCGACCTAATGCGCTTTGTATACCAACGGGAAGCAGTAGCGGTATACTGCCGAAGCTGGAACCCGTCTTGGACGATGTACGCAGACGACACCAATGTGTCGGCCTTATTTGAATTCGAAGGTGGCTTCGAAATTAACTATCAAGGCACCTGGGTTGGTGGTTGGCAAGAACTCAATTTCGAATGGCGTACAGATGGCAGTAACGGGGTTATAGTCCAACGCGATATGTTCGGTGACTTGTACCAAGCAAAGCGCATGGATAAAGAACTCACACCAGTAGAGTTGCCGCCGTCCGAACCATGGGTTACTGACCTGAGTAGTTTGCTGACAGCATTTCTTCAGGCTTCGCAGGGAGCACCAATCGAATGCAGTGGCAAAGACCACCTAGGGTCGTTAGCAATGGTTGAGGCGTGCATACAATCAGCGCGTGAAGGCAGAAGGATCAAAATCGATCAGCCTGCCAAAATATGA